A region from the Anaerolineae bacterium genome encodes:
- the nrdR gene encoding transcriptional repressor NrdR, producing MRCPFCHQEGSRVIDTSHDGQGGIRRRRQCTHCGQRFTTYERPLMTTPLIVKQDGTREEFNREKLIRGIRIACAKRPVSAADIERLAGEVEAKLQALGKPEVSSRVIGDMVIAGLKELDQIAYIRYAIVYLGLDDLHALRDEIDRLLEGG from the coding sequence ATGCGTTGTCCGTTCTGTCATCAAGAAGGTAGCCGGGTGATCGACACTTCGCACGATGGTCAGGGGGGGATTCGCCGCCGGCGACAGTGTACCCATTGCGGGCAACGGTTCACCACTTACGAGCGCCCGCTGATGACCACGCCGCTGATCGTCAAGCAAGACGGTACGCGGGAGGAGTTCAACCGCGAAAAACTCATCCGCGGGATTCGCATCGCCTGCGCCAAACGCCCGGTTTCGGCGGCCGATATCGAGCGGCTGGCCGGGGAGGTCGAGGCGAAGTTGCAAGCATTGGGCAAGCCTGAGGTTTCTTCGCGGGTGATCGGCGATATGGTCATCGCCGGTTTGAAAGAGTTGGATCAGATTGCTTACATTCGCTATGCCATCGTGTATCTGGGGCTGGATGATTTGCATGCCCTTCGGGATGAGATTGATCGGTTGTTAGAGGGGGGATAA
- a CDS encoding deoxynucleoside kinase encodes MGKHLVLVAGNIGAGKTSLTERIGQRLGWHTAYESVSDNPYLADFYADMRAWAFHLQVFFLEHRAEQHLELAQDPRSAIVDRSIYEDAHIFARALHHLGHLDERDYRTYLRLYDLVVRRLPLPDLLIYLQAPVPVLLERIRRRGRAMEQGITEAYLALLDRFYREWLASFDLCPVLTIRSDDVNFVDKPEHLDLVIRRMQDKLAGKEEIVF; translated from the coding sequence ATGGGCAAGCATCTCGTGTTGGTCGCCGGCAACATCGGCGCCGGGAAAACCTCCCTCACCGAGCGCATCGGGCAGCGCTTGGGCTGGCACACGGCCTATGAATCGGTCAGCGACAACCCCTACCTGGCCGACTTCTATGCTGATATGCGGGCCTGGGCCTTCCACCTGCAGGTGTTCTTCTTGGAGCATCGCGCCGAGCAGCACTTGGAACTGGCGCAAGACCCCCGCTCGGCCATCGTTGATCGCAGCATCTACGAGGATGCTCACATCTTCGCCCGTGCCCTTCATCATTTGGGCCACCTGGACGAGCGGGATTACCGCACCTACCTGCGGCTCTACGACCTGGTGGTGCGGCGGCTGCCCCTGCCCGACCTGCTCATCTACCTGCAGGCGCCGGTGCCCGTTCTGCTGGAGCGCATCCGCCGCCGTGGGCGGGCCATGGAGCAGGGCATCACCGAGGCGTACCTGGCCCTGTTGGACCGCTTTTACCGCGAGTGGCTGGCCTCGTTTGACCTTTGCCCGGTGTTGACCATCCGCTCGGATGATGTGAACTTCGTGGACAAACCGGAGCACCTGGATCTGGTCATCCGCCGGATGCAGGACAAACTTGCCGGAAAAGAGGAAATCGTCTTCTGA
- a CDS encoding agmatinase family protein, with product MGAPFALRPAQPFLAARPAANAPQAQLVGFPFEATASFRSGAAFAPQAIRTFSESIETYSPHQERDLEDLILWDRGDLVLEEPLNLGEHLPALRDFCAQLETQAPFTLYLGGEHTATLAFLSPEKVADPNFHLIVLDAHTDLRETYQGSPYSHAAWARRALEWLGPERLIIAGARSGLREEFALARSLHLLAPTPQDLLQRIQRLPAEARIHLSVDLDVLDLALAPGTGNPEPLGWRVEDVLTVLQALPARRVLSADLVEYSPPHDPHGATGVLAAWLVREMLLALTPAQHPPEKSPTVNR from the coding sequence ATGGGCGCGCCCTTTGCCCTGCGGCCTGCCCAACCCTTCCTGGCGGCTCGCCCCGCCGCGAACGCGCCTCAGGCGCAACTCGTGGGCTTTCCTTTCGAGGCCACGGCCTCCTTCCGCAGCGGGGCAGCCTTCGCCCCCCAGGCCATTCGCACCTTTTCCGAAAGCATTGAAACCTACAGCCCCCACCAGGAGCGCGACCTGGAGGACCTCATCCTCTGGGATCGGGGCGATCTCGTCCTGGAGGAACCGCTGAACCTCGGGGAACATCTCCCCGCCCTGAGGGACTTCTGCGCCCAACTGGAAACCCAGGCCCCCTTCACCCTGTACTTAGGGGGCGAACACACCGCCACCCTGGCCTTTCTCAGCCCGGAAAAGGTCGCTGATCCCAACTTTCACCTCATCGTGCTGGACGCCCACACCGACCTGCGGGAAACCTACCAGGGCAGCCCCTACTCCCACGCCGCCTGGGCCCGGCGGGCGTTGGAATGGCTGGGGCCGGAACGCCTGATCATCGCCGGGGCGCGCTCCGGCCTGCGCGAGGAATTCGCCCTGGCGCGCTCCCTCCACCTGCTGGCCCCCACGCCCCAGGACTTGTTGCAACGGATCCAGCGCCTGCCCGCCGAGGCCCGTATCCATCTCTCCGTAGACCTGGATGTGCTCGACCTCGCCCTGGCGCCGGGCACCGGCAACCCGGAACCGCTGGGCTGGCGCGTGGAAGATGTGTTGACCGTTCTGCAGGCGTTACCCGCGCGCCGGGTGCTCTCTGCCGACTTGGTGGAATACAGCCCGCCCCATGACCCCCACGGAGCCACCGGCGTCCTGGCCGCCTGGCTGGTGCGAGAAATGTTGCTGGCGCTGACCCCTGCCCAACACCCCCCTGAAAAGAGCCCCACCGTCAATCGCTAA
- the speE gene encoding polyamine aminopropyltransferase, which yields MITLPKYVSLTSGHAEGVDGLTAFDNALMDAGIHDLNLIKVSSIVPQGSRLVPLREFPVGSLVPTVYVKSCSDVPGTTVAAAVGLGLSPNGRGMIMEGHLIGTRAEVEALVRRRVEEAFAVRGLELHEYHVASAEHTVVKNGCAIAAAVLWGDELEEQPEDWITEAWTPDTRFSVRVRGPVFSLRSPYQHIDIVDTFQFGRMLWLDETVQTSEADEWAYHEMLVHVPLFTHPHPGRVLLIGGGDGGALRTILQHPVEQVVMVELDREVVRAAREYLTTIHRGAFDDPRARLVYEDAYTYLERSAEPFDVVILDIPDPIGPAMRLFTAEFYGLVQRNLAPEAVIAAQSGSPWLQPEVLTRTQQAMRAHFPQVHAYLGHVPTYPAGLWSFSLATQGLDPMTLDWPQVESRFAALDLSTHYYIPAVHRAAFTLPPFVQRLLEA from the coding sequence ATGATCACCCTGCCGAAATATGTCTCCCTGACCTCCGGTCACGCCGAAGGCGTGGATGGGCTGACCGCTTTCGACAACGCCCTGATGGACGCCGGTATTCACGATTTGAACCTCATCAAGGTCTCCTCCATCGTGCCGCAAGGGTCGCGGCTGGTGCCCTTGCGGGAGTTCCCCGTGGGCAGCCTGGTGCCCACCGTGTATGTGAAATCGTGCAGCGATGTGCCCGGCACCACCGTGGCCGCCGCCGTGGGCCTGGGCCTCAGCCCCAACGGGCGCGGGATGATCATGGAAGGCCACCTCATTGGCACCCGCGCCGAGGTCGAGGCCCTGGTGCGTCGGCGTGTGGAAGAGGCCTTTGCCGTGCGCGGCCTGGAACTCCACGAGTACCATGTGGCCTCGGCCGAGCACACCGTGGTCAAGAACGGCTGCGCCATCGCCGCGGCGGTGCTCTGGGGCGACGAACTGGAGGAACAACCTGAGGACTGGATCACCGAAGCCTGGACGCCCGACACCCGCTTCTCCGTGCGCGTCCGCGGGCCGGTGTTCTCCCTGCGCTCCCCCTACCAGCACATCGACATCGTGGACACCTTCCAATTTGGCCGGATGCTCTGGCTGGACGAAACCGTGCAGACCAGCGAGGCCGACGAGTGGGCCTACCACGAAATGCTCGTCCATGTACCCCTGTTCACCCATCCCCACCCGGGACGAGTGCTGCTCATCGGCGGCGGCGACGGCGGCGCGTTGCGCACCATCCTGCAACACCCGGTTGAGCAGGTGGTCATGGTGGAACTGGACCGCGAGGTGGTGCGCGCCGCGCGGGAATACCTGACCACCATCCACCGGGGCGCCTTCGACGACCCCCGCGCCCGCCTAGTTTACGAGGACGCCTACACCTACCTGGAACGCTCTGCCGAGCCTTTCGATGTGGTCATCCTGGACATCCCCGATCCCATCGGCCCGGCCATGCGCCTGTTCACCGCCGAGTTCTACGGCCTGGTGCAACGCAACCTGGCACCCGAGGCGGTCATCGCCGCTCAAAGCGGCTCCCCTTGGCTGCAGCCGGAGGTGCTTACCCGCACCCAACAGGCCATGCGCGCCCATTTCCCCCAGGTGCATGCCTACCTGGGTCATGTGCCCACCTACCCGGCCGGCCTGTGGAGTTTCAGCCTGGCTACCCAGGGCCTCGACCCCATGACCCTGGACTGGCCCCAGGTGGAAAGCCGCTTCGCCGCCTTGGACCTCTCCACCCATTACTACATCCCCGCCGTCCATCGCGCGGCCTTCACCCTGCCCCCCTTTGTGCAACGGCTGCTGGAGGCGTGA
- a CDS encoding FAD-binding oxidoreductase translates to MTQTADVVIVGGGVHGASLAFHLAQKGLKPLVVERKFVASGATGRSSGLVRMHYDLDLECELVWKSFSYFRHWDDLVGSGLCGFVRTGFLRIVPPAYEEALRANVAMQQRIGIPTLLVTAEDVQRLAPYLRVDDFAVAAFEPESGYADPPAVAAGFLEAARRQGARLLTGVPVSAILADDSRVRGVRLADGAEIHAPLVVNAAGPWADRVARMVGLDLPLTTWGHDVMFVRQPAEVEPLHPAVIDDIHEMYFRPEQGRLTLVGLEVGNPLGEDPDTPTEHPHPGFVERAIEHLCRRIPGMEQGSLHSAHRGYDGLTRPDQRAILGPAGPEGFWLDCGHSGTGFKIAPATGRSLAEWMVDGAPRTVDIRPFRLERFAQGRLLRGEHPYGDIWREG, encoded by the coding sequence GTGACTCAAACGGCCGATGTGGTCATTGTGGGCGGCGGGGTGCATGGGGCCAGTTTGGCCTTCCATCTGGCCCAAAAAGGCCTCAAGCCCCTGGTGGTGGAGCGTAAGTTCGTGGCCTCCGGCGCCACTGGGCGCTCCAGCGGTCTGGTGCGGATGCACTACGACCTGGATCTGGAATGCGAACTGGTGTGGAAGTCGTTTTCCTATTTTCGCCACTGGGACGACCTGGTGGGCAGCGGCTTGTGCGGCTTTGTGCGCACCGGCTTCCTCCGCATTGTGCCTCCGGCCTACGAGGAGGCGTTACGGGCCAATGTGGCCATGCAGCAGCGCATCGGCATCCCCACGCTGTTGGTCACCGCGGAGGATGTGCAGCGCCTGGCGCCCTACCTGCGGGTGGACGACTTCGCCGTGGCGGCCTTTGAGCCGGAGTCGGGCTATGCCGACCCGCCGGCCGTGGCGGCGGGGTTTCTCGAGGCGGCCCGCCGGCAGGGGGCGCGGTTGCTGACCGGCGTGCCGGTGAGCGCCATCCTCGCCGACGACAGCCGCGTGCGCGGAGTGCGCCTGGCCGACGGAGCGGAGATCCACGCGCCGCTGGTGGTCAACGCTGCGGGGCCGTGGGCGGACCGGGTGGCACGCATGGTGGGCCTGGACCTCCCGCTGACCACCTGGGGCCACGATGTGATGTTCGTGCGCCAGCCGGCGGAGGTGGAGCCCCTGCACCCGGCGGTGATCGACGACATCCATGAGATGTATTTCCGTCCCGAACAAGGTCGCCTGACCCTGGTGGGGCTGGAAGTGGGCAACCCCCTGGGGGAGGACCCGGACACCCCCACCGAACACCCCCATCCCGGTTTCGTGGAGCGGGCTATCGAGCACCTGTGCCGACGCATCCCCGGCATGGAGCAGGGTTCCCTGCACAGCGCCCATCGGGGCTACGACGGCCTGACCCGACCGGACCAGCGGGCCATCCTGGGCCCGGCGGGACCGGAGGGCTTCTGGCTGGATTGCGGTCACAGCGGTACAGGGTTCAAGATTGCCCCGGCCACTGGGCGCAGCCTGGCCGAGTGGATGGTGGACGGCGCGCCCCGAACAGTGGACATCCGGCCTTTCCGTCTGGAACGCTTTGCGCAAGGCCGTCTGCTGCGCGGCGAGCACCCTTACGGCGACATCTGGCGGGAGGGGTGA
- a CDS encoding SDR family oxidoreductase, producing MDLGLKDKRAFVAASSRGLGFAVARVLAAEGCRVAINGRDPERLNQAAARLRQALPHAVVVPVPQDLTSPQGAEQAIQQAARALGGLDLLVTNNGGPPAGQFEDFDEATWQKAVDLSFLSHVRLIRAALPYLRQSDAASVLAITSITVKQPIPNLILSNSVRLATIGLIKTLALEMGQENIRFNAILPGWTRTERVMELMAYRARQNGTTVEEEIAKQSAASPLGRMAEPEEFARAAVFLLSPAASYLTGVMLNVDGGTYKGVC from the coding sequence ATGGACTTAGGACTGAAAGACAAACGTGCCTTTGTGGCCGCTTCTAGCCGGGGGCTGGGGTTTGCCGTGGCGCGAGTGCTGGCCGCTGAAGGATGCCGGGTGGCGATCAACGGGCGCGACCCGGAGCGGCTGAACCAGGCCGCCGCCCGACTGCGCCAGGCCCTGCCGCACGCGGTGGTGGTTCCCGTCCCTCAGGATCTCACCTCCCCCCAGGGGGCGGAGCAGGCCATCCAGCAGGCCGCCAGGGCCCTGGGCGGCCTGGACCTGCTGGTGACCAACAACGGCGGCCCGCCGGCCGGCCAGTTCGAGGATTTCGACGAAGCCACCTGGCAGAAAGCCGTTGACCTCTCCTTCCTGAGCCATGTGCGCCTGATCCGCGCCGCCCTGCCCTACTTGCGGCAGTCCGACGCGGCCAGCGTGCTGGCCATCACCTCCATCACCGTCAAGCAACCCATCCCCAACCTCATCCTCTCCAACAGCGTGCGCCTGGCCACCATCGGGCTGATCAAAACCCTGGCGCTGGAGATGGGCCAGGAGAACATCCGCTTCAACGCCATCCTCCCCGGCTGGACGCGCACCGAGCGGGTGATGGAACTCATGGCCTATCGCGCCCGGCAAAACGGCACCACGGTGGAAGAGGAGATCGCCAAACAAAGCGCCGCCAGCCCCCTGGGCCGTATGGCCGAGCCGGAGGAGTTCGCCCGCGCCGCGGTCTTCCTGCTCTCCCCCGCCGCCTCCTACCTGACCGGCGTGATGCTCAATGTGGACGGAGGGACCTACAAAGGCGTTTGCTAA
- a CDS encoding ArsA family ATPase, with product MKEFVASKPRLKYVFFGGKGGVGKTVLAGAAAVGFAQQGKRVLLASTNPVHSLSGLLDQDVFGKPTPVEGVPNLWAYEIDTKDTIERSKQEIREKIEWFLKYAEIKGRADEFIETATMNPAFEESAMFENMLDIMFRDEYELYVFDTAPTANARRLLGMSSVYTLWVNKMMQSREEARKMRLQLSFSKKEEEKDPLMDYLISFRERMDRAKTLLTDPELTAFFFVTLPEALPIAVIRRFINWFDEFGIPIGGVVVNMRIDPEAIQQDADAFVKNRVKMQAEYMEEIERLFGPMVRAVLPLYETEVRGVPILKRVAEQLFA from the coding sequence ATGAAAGAGTTCGTCGCCAGCAAGCCGCGTCTGAAATATGTGTTCTTCGGCGGCAAGGGCGGCGTGGGCAAGACCGTGTTGGCCGGTGCGGCGGCCGTAGGCTTCGCCCAACAGGGCAAGCGGGTGCTCCTGGCCTCCACCAACCCGGTGCACAGCCTTTCCGGCTTGCTGGACCAGGATGTGTTCGGCAAGCCCACCCCGGTCGAGGGCGTGCCCAACCTGTGGGCTTACGAAATCGACACCAAGGACACCATCGAGCGCTCCAAGCAGGAAATCCGCGAGAAAATCGAATGGTTCCTCAAGTACGCCGAAATCAAAGGCCGCGCCGACGAGTTCATCGAAACGGCCACCATGAACCCGGCCTTTGAAGAGTCGGCCATGTTCGAAAATATGCTGGACATCATGTTCCGCGACGAGTACGAACTGTATGTGTTCGACACCGCACCCACGGCCAACGCCCGCCGCCTGCTGGGCATGTCCTCGGTCTATACCCTCTGGGTCAACAAAATGATGCAAAGCCGCGAAGAGGCCCGCAAAATGCGGCTGCAACTCTCCTTCTCGAAAAAAGAGGAGGAGAAAGACCCCCTGATGGACTACCTGATCAGCTTCCGGGAACGCATGGACCGGGCCAAGACCCTGCTCACCGACCCCGAGTTGACCGCCTTCTTCTTCGTCACCCTGCCCGAGGCCCTGCCCATCGCCGTAATCCGGCGCTTTATCAACTGGTTCGACGAGTTCGGCATCCCCATCGGCGGGGTGGTGGTCAACATGCGCATCGACCCCGAGGCCATCCAACAGGACGCCGACGCCTTCGTCAAGAACCGGGTGAAGATGCAGGCCGAATACATGGAAGAAATCGAGCGCCTTTTCGGCCCCATGGTGCGCGCGGTGCTGCCGCTCTACGAAACCGAGGTCCGTGGCGTGCCCATCTTGAAACGGGTGGCCGAGCAACTCTTCGCCTGA
- a CDS encoding TRC40/GET3/ArsA family transport-energizing ATPase: MSLARVFREHPERRYIMFGGKGGLGKTTFSAATAYWLAQQGKRVLVFSVDPQASLSDIFQRDIYGKGAVEIMPNLYAQEIDADEHIRAYQEEIRQKIRDMYGFDKIPQEIEDYIQAASAEPAMEESAIFDQVVDIIVQGGYDYYIYDLVPLGHALYYLSMSSVYDQWISKITKLREEMREYEQMAARIQHKSELPEDQILAELQDIRYRISTSSGILTDREKTAFFFVLVPEEMILIDTEKAAKLFAKYDVPISGYIVNRVIPKEVALSERAPAYLRNRYEMQQKYLAKIREQFGEQVLAEIPEMERDIAGLDMIARMAEAMFGGETL; the protein is encoded by the coding sequence ATGTCTTTAGCCCGTGTGTTCCGCGAGCATCCCGAGCGCCGCTACATCATGTTTGGCGGCAAGGGCGGCCTGGGGAAGACCACCTTCTCCGCCGCCACGGCTTACTGGCTGGCCCAACAAGGCAAAAGGGTCCTGGTCTTCTCGGTAGACCCACAGGCCTCCCTTTCCGACATCTTCCAACGCGACATCTACGGCAAGGGTGCCGTGGAAATCATGCCCAACCTGTACGCCCAGGAAATCGACGCCGATGAGCACATCCGGGCTTATCAGGAAGAGATCCGGCAGAAAATCCGAGATATGTACGGCTTTGACAAGATCCCCCAGGAAATCGAGGATTACATCCAGGCCGCCTCGGCCGAACCCGCCATGGAAGAATCGGCCATCTTCGACCAGGTGGTAGACATCATCGTCCAGGGGGGCTACGACTACTACATTTACGATCTGGTGCCCCTGGGGCATGCGCTGTACTACCTGAGCATGTCCAGCGTGTATGACCAGTGGATCAGCAAAATCACCAAACTGCGGGAGGAGATGCGCGAGTACGAGCAAATGGCCGCCCGCATCCAGCACAAGAGCGAACTGCCCGAGGACCAGATCCTGGCCGAGTTGCAGGACATCCGCTACCGCATCTCCACCTCGTCCGGCATCCTCACCGACCGGGAGAAGACGGCTTTCTTCTTCGTCCTGGTGCCCGAGGAGATGATCCTCATCGACACCGAAAAGGCGGCGAAACTCTTTGCCAAATACGATGTCCCCATCAGCGGGTACATCGTCAACCGCGTGATCCCGAAAGAGGTGGCCCTGTCGGAGCGCGCGCCGGCCTATCTGCGCAACCGCTACGAAATGCAGCAAAAGTACCTGGCGAAAATCCGCGAGCAATTCGGGGAACAGGTGCTGGCCGAGATCCCGGAGATGGAGCGCGACATCGCCGGCCTGGACATGATCGCGCGCATGGCCGAAGCCATGTTCGGAGGAGAAACGCTATGA